From Burkholderia savannae, a single genomic window includes:
- a CDS encoding 4-hydroxyproline epimerase has product MKHIHIIDSHTGGEPTRVVVSGFPALGGASMAERLAVLAREHDRFRTACILEPRGSDVLVGALLCEPVSADAAAGVIFFNNAGYLGMCGHGTIGLVRTLHHMGRIAPGVHRIETPVGDVEATLHGDLSVSVRNVLAYRHAKGVVVDVPGHGAVTGDVAWGGNWFFLASDHGQRVAGENVAALSAYASAVREGLERAGVTGRDGAPIDHIELFADDPEHDSRSFVLCPGHAYDRSPCGTGTSAKLACLAADGKLAPGATWRQASVIGSVFSASYEPAEGGIVPTIRGSAHLSAEATLMIEDDDPFGWGIVS; this is encoded by the coding sequence ATGAAGCACATCCACATCATCGATTCGCATACGGGCGGCGAACCCACGCGCGTCGTCGTGTCCGGCTTTCCGGCGCTCGGCGGCGCGTCGATGGCCGAGCGCCTCGCGGTGCTCGCGCGCGAGCACGACCGTTTCCGCACAGCGTGCATCCTCGAGCCGCGCGGCAGCGACGTGCTCGTCGGCGCGCTGCTGTGCGAGCCCGTCTCGGCCGACGCGGCCGCGGGCGTGATCTTCTTCAACAACGCGGGCTACCTCGGCATGTGCGGGCACGGCACGATCGGGCTCGTGCGCACGTTGCATCACATGGGCCGCATCGCGCCCGGCGTGCACCGGATCGAGACGCCGGTGGGCGACGTCGAGGCGACGCTGCACGGCGATCTGTCCGTCAGCGTGCGCAACGTGCTCGCGTACCGGCACGCGAAGGGTGTCGTCGTCGACGTGCCGGGGCACGGCGCGGTGACGGGCGACGTCGCGTGGGGCGGCAACTGGTTCTTTCTCGCGAGCGATCACGGCCAGCGCGTCGCGGGCGAGAACGTCGCGGCGCTGAGCGCGTACGCGTCGGCGGTGCGCGAGGGGCTGGAGCGCGCGGGCGTGACGGGCCGCGACGGCGCGCCGATCGATCACATCGAGCTGTTCGCCGACGATCCCGAGCACGACAGCCGCAGCTTCGTGCTGTGCCCGGGCCACGCGTACGACCGCTCGCCGTGCGGCACCGGCACGAGCGCGAAGCTCGCGTGCCTTGCTGCGGACGGCAAGCTCGCGCCCGGCGCGACGTGGCGCCAGGCGAGCGTGATCGGCAGCGTGTTCTCGGCGAGTTACGAACCCGCCGAAGGCGGCATCGTGCCGACGATTCGCGGCAGCGCGCACTTGAGCGCCGAGGCGACGCTCATGATCGAGGACGACGATCCGTTCGGCTGGGGCATCGTGTCGTGA
- a CDS encoding malate synthase, which produces MVFGLAEGAAGRTAADVSTALIGNLLKRYW; this is translated from the coding sequence ATGGTTTTCGGTTTGGCCGAGGGGGCGGCCGGGCGAACCGCGGCGGACGTGTCGACGGCGCTCATCGGGAACCTCCTGAAACGATACTGGTGA
- a CDS encoding AraC family transcriptional regulator yields the protein MMTLLAVPPEKLSAASAASAAPTTAASASAGAMSAASASASVSASAAQPAPPDDDGFAAMLAHFAQLEPVFDALPDVAFFVKDVHARYALVNRTLAQRCGYKDKRGLYGKAADEVFPRRFGRSYVEQDLAIIAGGRQLTDQLELHLYSGRQPGWCLTCKEPLRNAQGRIVGIAGLSRDLRAHESSHPAYSRIADVVRYIHAHYVQPLNLKHLAGMAGMSVAQLERYFHKVFHLTPRQMLLKARLDAATALLVTHDKVTDVAALCGYTDHSAFTRQFKATVGVTPTEYRLMLQEGRGG from the coding sequence ATGATGACTTTGCTTGCCGTACCGCCCGAGAAGCTGTCCGCCGCGTCCGCCGCATCGGCCGCGCCCACGACGGCCGCGTCCGCCTCGGCCGGGGCGATGTCGGCCGCTTCCGCTTCTGCTTCCGTCTCCGCTTCCGCCGCTCAGCCCGCCCCCCCGGACGACGACGGCTTCGCCGCGATGCTCGCGCATTTCGCGCAGCTGGAGCCGGTGTTCGACGCGCTGCCCGACGTCGCGTTCTTCGTGAAGGACGTGCATGCGCGCTACGCGCTCGTGAACCGCACGCTCGCGCAGCGCTGCGGCTACAAGGACAAGCGCGGCCTGTACGGCAAGGCCGCGGACGAAGTCTTTCCGCGCCGCTTCGGCCGCAGCTATGTCGAGCAGGATCTGGCGATCATCGCGGGCGGCCGGCAACTGACCGATCAGCTCGAGCTGCATCTGTACTCGGGCCGCCAGCCCGGCTGGTGCCTGACGTGCAAGGAGCCGCTGCGCAACGCGCAGGGGAGGATCGTCGGGATCGCGGGGCTGTCGCGCGACCTGCGCGCGCACGAGAGCTCGCACCCGGCGTACAGCCGCATCGCGGACGTCGTCCGCTACATCCACGCGCACTATGTGCAGCCGCTGAACCTGAAGCATCTCGCCGGGATGGCGGGGATGTCGGTCGCGCAGCTCGAGCGCTATTTCCACAAGGTGTTTCATCTGACGCCGCGGCAGATGCTGCTGAAGGCGCGGCTCGACGCGGCGACCGCGCTCCTCGTCACGCACGACAAGGTGACGGACGTCGCCGCGCTGTGCGGCTATACCGATCACAGCGCATTCACGCGGCAGTTCAAGGCGACGGTCGGCGTGACGCCGACCGAATATCGGCTGATGTTGCAGGAGGGGCGGGGGGGCTGA
- a CDS encoding dihydrodipicolinate synthase family protein, producing MSRNAIQWSGVFPAVSTQFKPDFSLDVDATHRVVKNLVNDGVSGLVVCGTVGENTSLSTSEKLQVIEAARDAAGGKVPVIAGIAEFTTEFARNTVREAQRVGVDGVMVMPALVYSAKPHETAAHFRAVAKGTDLPVMVYNNPPIYKNDVTPDVLIALQDCENIVCFKDSSGDTRRFIDLRNAVGERFVLFAGLDDVVVESIAVGAEGWVSGMSNAFPKEGETLFRLAKQKRFDEALALYRWFMPLLHLDARPDLVQCIKLCEELVGRGSALTRAPRLPLQGDALAQVKAIVVKALETRPTLPDVGL from the coding sequence GTGAGCCGTAACGCCATTCAATGGAGCGGGGTCTTCCCTGCCGTCAGCACCCAGTTCAAGCCGGACTTCTCTCTCGACGTCGACGCGACGCACCGCGTCGTGAAGAACCTGGTGAACGACGGCGTGTCGGGCCTCGTCGTCTGCGGCACGGTCGGCGAGAACACGTCGTTGTCCACGTCGGAAAAGCTCCAGGTGATCGAGGCCGCGCGCGACGCGGCGGGCGGCAAGGTGCCGGTGATCGCCGGCATCGCCGAGTTCACGACCGAGTTCGCGCGCAACACGGTGCGCGAGGCGCAGCGCGTCGGCGTCGACGGCGTGATGGTGATGCCCGCGCTCGTCTATTCGGCCAAGCCGCACGAGACGGCCGCGCACTTTCGCGCGGTCGCGAAGGGCACCGACCTGCCGGTGATGGTCTACAACAATCCGCCGATCTACAAGAACGACGTGACGCCCGACGTGCTGATCGCGCTGCAGGACTGCGAGAACATCGTCTGCTTCAAGGATTCGTCGGGCGACACGCGCCGCTTCATCGACCTGCGCAACGCCGTCGGCGAGCGCTTCGTGCTGTTCGCGGGGCTCGACGACGTGGTGGTCGAGAGCATCGCCGTGGGCGCCGAAGGCTGGGTGTCGGGCATGTCGAACGCGTTCCCGAAGGAAGGCGAGACGCTGTTCCGCCTCGCGAAGCAGAAGCGCTTCGACGAAGCGCTCGCGCTGTACCGCTGGTTCATGCCGCTGTTGCACCTCGACGCACGGCCGGACCTCGTGCAGTGCATCAAGCTGTGCGAAGAGCTGGTCGGCCGAGGCAGCGCGCTCACGCGTGCGCCGCGCCTCCCGCTGCAAGGCGACGCGCTCGCGCAGGTGAAGGCGATCGTCGTGAAGGCGCTCGAAACGCGTCCGACGCTGCCGGACGTCGGCCTCTGA
- a CDS encoding NAD(P)/FAD-dependent oxidoreductase, whose translation MSESRTDVVVIGAGIVGAACAHEFARRGLRVVVVDDGSGGATGAGMGHLVAMDDNAAELALTHYSIELWNALRDAMPDGCAYRNCGTLWLAADAHEMDLARAKQAALAERGVAGELIDRAALAALEPMLRAGLGGALRIPGDGILYAPVAASWLLGRLPGVTQRRAKAVAVEGASVALDGGDTLRAEAVVVANGVAARALLPELPLRPKKGHLLITDRYPAQVSHQLVELGYAASAHASDGTSVAFNVQPRPTGQLLIGSSRQFDTEDPRVEAPVLARMLRRAVGYLPALAGLNGIRAWTGFRCASPDGLPLVGEHPSQRGLWLAVGHEGLGVTTAPGSARVLAARMFGERAAIDVEPYLPGRFLSTSKSAVAGELQ comes from the coding sequence GTGAGCGAATCGCGGACCGACGTCGTCGTGATCGGCGCGGGCATCGTCGGCGCCGCGTGCGCGCACGAGTTCGCGCGGCGCGGGCTGCGCGTCGTGGTCGTCGACGACGGCAGCGGCGGCGCGACGGGCGCGGGCATGGGCCACTTGGTCGCGATGGACGACAACGCGGCCGAGCTTGCGCTCACCCACTATTCGATCGAGCTGTGGAACGCGCTGCGCGACGCGATGCCCGACGGCTGCGCGTATCGCAACTGCGGCACGCTGTGGCTCGCCGCCGACGCGCACGAGATGGACCTCGCGCGCGCGAAGCAAGCGGCGCTCGCCGAGCGCGGCGTCGCGGGCGAGCTGATCGATCGCGCGGCGCTCGCCGCGCTCGAGCCGATGCTGCGCGCGGGCCTGGGCGGCGCGCTGAGGATTCCGGGCGACGGCATCCTGTACGCGCCCGTCGCCGCGAGCTGGCTGCTCGGCCGGCTGCCGGGCGTCACGCAGCGGCGCGCGAAGGCCGTCGCCGTCGAGGGCGCGAGCGTCGCGCTCGACGGCGGCGACACGCTGCGCGCGGAGGCCGTCGTCGTCGCGAACGGCGTCGCGGCGCGCGCGCTCCTGCCGGAGCTGCCGCTGCGGCCGAAGAAGGGCCATCTGCTGATCACCGACCGCTATCCGGCGCAGGTGTCGCACCAGCTCGTCGAGCTCGGCTACGCGGCGAGCGCGCATGCGAGCGACGGCACGTCGGTCGCGTTCAACGTGCAGCCGCGGCCGACCGGGCAGTTGCTGATCGGCTCGTCGCGGCAGTTCGACACCGAGGACCCGCGCGTCGAGGCGCCCGTGCTCGCGCGGATGCTGCGTCGCGCGGTCGGCTATCTGCCCGCGCTCGCCGGCCTGAACGGCATTCGCGCGTGGACGGGCTTTCGCTGCGCGAGCCCGGACGGCCTGCCGCTTGTCGGCGAGCATCCGTCGCAGCGCGGGCTGTGGCTCGCGGTCGGGCACGAGGGGCTCGGCGTGACGACCGCGCCCGGCAGCGCGCGCGTGCTCGCCGCGCGGATGTTCGGCGAGCGCGCGGCGATCGACGTCGAGCCGTATCTGCCGGGGCGTTTCTTGTCGACGTCGAAATCGGCCGTGGCCGGAGAGCTTCAATGA
- a CDS encoding APC family permease has product MPAQGNAQRSVPLARPAAPDAGHGKFKKQLSLTDLTFIGLGAIFGSGWLFAASHVSTIAGPAGILSWLLGGFAVLLLGIVYCELGAALPRAGGVVRYPVFSHGPLLGYLMGAITLIAFSSLIAIEVVAARQYAAAWFPGLTAAGSGEPTTLGWLVQVGLLCFFFYLNYSSVKTFAKANNVISVFKFVVPLSVIGVLFAFFKPANLTIHGFAPFGMPGIEMAVSAGGIIFAYLGLTPIVSVASEVRNPQRTIPIALILSIVLSTLIYVLLQLAFLGSIPTAMLALGWHDVSRAFSLPYRDIALALGVGWLAYMVVADAMISPSGCGNIYMNATPRVVYGWAKTGTFFKVFTRVDEASGIPRAGLWLTFALAIFWTLPFPSWEALINTVSAALVLSYAVAPVSVAALRRTAPELPRPFRASAFAITGPASFVIAALIVYWSGWSTVSWLLGLQIAMFVIYLACRRWVPTAHLSLAEQVRSSLWLIAFYALMIVASYFGGFGGTGQLAHPYDTVVVAAAALVIYYWGAHTGVPAAKLQLDDDEN; this is encoded by the coding sequence ATGCCCGCTCAAGGCAACGCCCAACGATCCGTGCCGCTCGCACGGCCCGCCGCTCCCGATGCCGGCCACGGCAAGTTCAAGAAACAGTTGTCGCTCACCGACCTGACGTTCATCGGCCTCGGCGCGATCTTCGGCTCGGGGTGGCTGTTCGCCGCGAGCCACGTGTCGACGATCGCGGGCCCGGCCGGCATCCTCTCGTGGCTGCTCGGCGGCTTCGCGGTGCTGCTGCTCGGCATCGTCTACTGCGAGCTCGGCGCCGCGCTGCCGCGCGCGGGCGGCGTCGTCCGCTATCCGGTGTTCTCGCACGGCCCGCTGCTCGGCTATCTGATGGGCGCGATCACGCTGATCGCGTTCTCGAGCCTGATCGCGATCGAAGTCGTGGCCGCGCGGCAGTATGCGGCCGCGTGGTTTCCGGGCCTGACGGCCGCGGGCTCGGGCGAGCCGACGACGCTCGGCTGGCTCGTGCAGGTGGGCCTCCTCTGTTTCTTCTTCTACCTGAACTATTCGAGCGTGAAGACGTTCGCGAAGGCGAACAACGTGATCAGCGTGTTCAAGTTCGTCGTGCCGCTGTCGGTGATCGGCGTGCTGTTCGCGTTCTTCAAGCCCGCGAACCTGACGATCCACGGTTTCGCGCCGTTCGGCATGCCCGGCATCGAGATGGCCGTGTCGGCGGGCGGCATCATCTTCGCGTATCTCGGCCTCACGCCGATCGTGTCGGTCGCGAGCGAGGTGCGCAATCCGCAGCGCACGATCCCGATCGCGCTGATCCTGTCGATCGTGCTGTCGACGCTGATCTACGTGCTGCTGCAGCTCGCGTTTCTGGGCAGCATCCCGACCGCGATGCTCGCGCTCGGCTGGCACGACGTGAGCCGCGCGTTCTCGCTGCCGTATCGCGACATCGCGCTCGCGCTGGGCGTCGGCTGGCTCGCGTACATGGTCGTGGCCGACGCGATGATCTCGCCCTCCGGCTGCGGCAACATCTACATGAACGCGACGCCGCGCGTCGTCTACGGCTGGGCGAAGACGGGCACCTTCTTCAAGGTGTTCACGCGCGTCGACGAGGCCTCCGGCATTCCGCGCGCCGGGCTGTGGCTCACGTTCGCGCTCGCGATCTTCTGGACGCTGCCGTTCCCGTCGTGGGAGGCGCTCATCAACACCGTGTCGGCCGCGCTCGTGCTGAGCTACGCGGTCGCGCCCGTGTCGGTCGCCGCGCTGCGCCGCACCGCGCCCGAGCTGCCGCGGCCGTTCCGCGCGAGCGCGTTCGCGATCACCGGGCCCGCGTCGTTCGTGATCGCCGCGCTGATCGTCTACTGGTCGGGCTGGAGCACCGTGTCCTGGCTGCTCGGGCTGCAGATCGCGATGTTCGTCATCTATCTCGCGTGCCGCCGCTGGGTGCCGACCGCGCACCTGAGCCTCGCCGAGCAGGTTCGCTCGTCGCTGTGGCTGATCGCGTTCTACGCGCTGATGATCGTCGCGTCGTATTTCGGCGGCTTCGGCGGCACCGGGCAGCTCGCGCATCCGTACGACACCGTCGTCGTCGCCGCCGCCGCGCTCGTCATCTATTACTGGGGCGCGCATACCGGCGTGCCGGCCGCGAAGCTGCAGCTCGACGACGACGAGAACTGA
- a CDS encoding Ldh family oxidoreductase, with amino-acid sequence MTDPRRLAQDVVLSLDEVHALARRVLARHGLSDAHARAIANVVTQGQRDECHSHGVYRLLVCVRSLRHGKVDPQAVPTLRRLSSSIVSVDAHRGFSLLAFETGLPVLVEMARRHGIAAMAINRCYHFSALWPEVEAIAAHGLAGIAMNPSHSWVAPEGGAKPVFGTNPLAFAWPRPGGLPFVFDFATSAIARGDIELHAKEGKPIPPHWAIDANGAPTTDPRAALQGAMRTFGGHKGSALAAMIELLGGALIGDMTSAESMAFDEGVGATPCHGELVIALDPKVFLGDDLEAGLARGERMLDAIVAQGARLPSQRRFDARARSVANGVRISARLHDEILALLD; translated from the coding sequence ATGACTGATCCTCGGCGCCTCGCGCAAGACGTCGTGCTGTCGCTCGACGAAGTGCACGCGCTCGCGCGGCGCGTGCTCGCGCGCCACGGGCTGTCCGACGCGCACGCCCGCGCGATCGCGAACGTCGTCACGCAGGGCCAGCGCGACGAATGCCATTCGCACGGCGTCTACCGGCTGCTCGTCTGCGTGCGCTCGCTGCGCCACGGCAAGGTCGATCCGCAGGCGGTGCCGACGCTGCGCCGGCTTTCGTCGTCGATCGTGTCCGTCGACGCGCATCGCGGCTTCTCGCTGCTCGCGTTCGAGACCGGCCTGCCCGTGCTCGTCGAGATGGCGCGGCGGCACGGCATCGCCGCGATGGCGATCAACCGCTGCTACCACTTCTCCGCGCTGTGGCCCGAAGTGGAGGCGATCGCCGCGCACGGCCTCGCCGGCATCGCGATGAACCCGAGCCACAGCTGGGTCGCGCCGGAAGGCGGCGCGAAGCCGGTGTTCGGCACGAACCCGCTCGCGTTCGCGTGGCCGCGCCCGGGCGGCCTGCCGTTCGTGTTCGATTTCGCGACGAGCGCGATCGCGCGCGGCGACATCGAGCTGCACGCGAAAGAAGGCAAGCCGATTCCGCCGCACTGGGCGATCGACGCGAACGGCGCGCCGACCACCGATCCGCGAGCCGCGCTGCAAGGCGCGATGCGCACGTTCGGCGGGCACAAGGGCTCGGCGCTCGCGGCGATGATCGAGCTGCTCGGCGGCGCGCTGATCGGCGACATGACGAGCGCCGAATCGATGGCGTTCGACGAGGGCGTCGGCGCGACGCCGTGCCATGGCGAGCTCGTGATCGCGCTCGATCCGAAGGTGTTTCTCGGCGACGATCTCGAAGCCGGCCTCGCGCGCGGCGAGCGGATGCTCGACGCGATCGTCGCGCAGGGCGCGCGGCTGCCGTCGCAGCGGCGCTTCGACGCCCGCGCGCGCAGCGTCGCGAACGGCGTGCGGATTTCCGCCCGGCTCCACGACGAGATCCTCGCGCTGCTCGATTGA
- a CDS encoding NAD(P)/FAD-dependent oxidoreductase has translation MTNEHLMVDVAIVGAGPAGLAAARAAARSGRTVAIVDDNPRAGGQVWRQGPGAAPSAPARASFDVLRQPSVRHLAATRVVAAPRPGALLVEDAERALSLGYRKLILCCGARELLLPFAGWTLPGVTGAGGLQALIKGGLPVRGERVVIAGSGPLLIASLATARAAGARVVAVVEQAPLDALARFALSLAATPSKLAQAARLTRGFAGTRYLTGAVVREAHGDARVRAVTIERGGARAMLECDRLACGFGLVPNVTLALALGCAVRDRAIAIDDAQRTSVEHVYAAGECTGVGGVELARIEGELAGLAAAGADAAPDGRARVAALLRARATWRRFASRVAETFALRDAARALPPDDTLLCRCEDVTIGAVRAHASARDAKLQTRCGMGACQGRVCGAAAHAYFGWDDAPPSPPRPPFSPARIDTLLVAPDDALL, from the coding sequence ATGACGAACGAGCATCTGATGGTCGACGTCGCGATCGTCGGCGCGGGGCCGGCGGGCCTCGCGGCCGCGCGCGCGGCCGCGCGGAGCGGCCGCACGGTCGCGATCGTCGACGACAACCCGCGCGCGGGCGGACAGGTCTGGCGGCAGGGGCCGGGCGCCGCGCCGAGCGCGCCGGCGCGCGCGAGCTTCGACGTGCTGCGGCAGCCGAGCGTGCGCCACCTGGCGGCGACGCGCGTCGTCGCCGCGCCGCGGCCCGGCGCGCTGCTCGTCGAGGACGCGGAGCGGGCGCTTTCGCTCGGTTACCGGAAGCTGATCCTGTGCTGCGGCGCGCGCGAGCTGCTGCTGCCGTTTGCCGGCTGGACGCTGCCCGGCGTGACGGGCGCGGGCGGGCTGCAGGCGCTGATCAAGGGCGGCCTGCCGGTGCGCGGCGAGCGCGTCGTGATCGCGGGCAGCGGGCCGCTTCTGATCGCGTCGCTCGCGACCGCGCGCGCGGCGGGCGCGCGCGTCGTCGCGGTCGTCGAGCAGGCGCCGCTCGACGCGCTCGCGCGTTTCGCGCTGTCGCTCGCGGCGACGCCGTCGAAGCTCGCGCAGGCGGCGCGGCTCACGCGCGGCTTTGCCGGCACGCGTTATCTGACGGGCGCGGTCGTGCGCGAAGCGCACGGCGACGCGCGCGTGCGTGCGGTCACGATCGAGCGGGGCGGCGCGCGCGCGATGCTCGAATGCGATCGCCTCGCGTGCGGCTTCGGCCTCGTGCCGAACGTGACGCTCGCGCTGGCGCTCGGCTGCGCGGTGCGCGACCGCGCGATCGCGATCGACGATGCGCAGCGCACGTCGGTCGAACACGTGTACGCGGCGGGCGAATGCACGGGCGTCGGCGGCGTCGAGCTCGCGCGGATCGAAGGCGAGCTGGCCGGGCTCGCGGCGGCTGGCGCGGACGCGGCGCCGGACGGCCGCGCGCGCGTTGCCGCGTTGCTGCGCGCGCGTGCGACGTGGCGGCGCTTCGCGTCGCGGGTGGCCGAGACGTTCGCGCTGCGCGACGCGGCGCGCGCGCTGCCGCCCGACGACACGCTGCTGTGCCGCTGCGAGGACGTGACGATCGGCGCGGTGCGCGCGCACGCGTCGGCGCGCGACGCGAAGCTGCAAACGCGCTGCGGGATGGGCGCGTGCCAGGGGCGCGTCTGCGGCGCGGCCGCGCACGCGTATTTCGGCTGGGACGACGCGCCGCCGAGCCCGCCGCGCCCGCCGTTTTCGCCCGCGCGAATCGACACGCTGCTCGTCGCGCCCGACGACGCGCTCCTATAA
- a CDS encoding (2Fe-2S)-binding protein translates to MIIYLDRRPLDVADGTTVAAALARSGDDTARTSCTGAARAPFCGMGICQECRVTIDGRRRLACQTLCREGMQVERTR, encoded by the coding sequence ATGATCATTTATCTGGATCGCCGTCCGCTCGACGTGGCCGACGGCACGACCGTCGCGGCCGCGCTCGCACGCAGCGGCGACGACACGGCGCGCACGTCGTGCACGGGCGCCGCGCGCGCGCCGTTTTGCGGGATGGGCATTTGCCAGGAGTGCAGGGTGACGATCGACGGACGGCGCAGGCTCGCATGCCAGACGCTCTGCCGCGAAGGCATGCAGGTGGAGCGCACGCGATGA
- a CDS encoding aldehyde dehydrogenase (NADP(+)), with protein MRLTGQLLIGQSEAFGQNGSFLAIDAASGAPLEPAFGGASLRDLETACALADDAFDAYRETPLDARAAFLDAIGRHIGALGDALIERCVAESGLPRARIEGERARTIGQLGLFAALVRDGGFLDARIDPARPDRLPLPRVDLRLRNVAIGPVAVFGASNFPLAFSVAGGDTASALAAGCPVIVKAHSAHPGTSELVGRAIQAAARECALPAGVFSLLFDASREIGQALVADPRVKAVGFTGSRRGGVALMHIAAARHEPIPVYAEMSSINPVLLLPDALAARHDAIARQFVASLTLGAGQFCTNPGLILALDGPALRAFEAAAAAAVDAAAPATMLTPHIHASYGEGVARLSSHDAVERLGEGPAGDRHQARAALFATTAHAFMTHAELRDEVFGPASLIVRCADVDTLHRVLKSLEGQLTIAAHLADGDAPLFAKLLPTLERRAGRILVNGFGTGVEVGHAMVHGGPFPATSDTRTTSVGARAIERFLRPVSYQDVPAALLPDALRDDNPLRIARRIDGVIAQREPRDD; from the coding sequence ATGCGACTCACAGGCCAGCTTTTGATCGGTCAATCCGAGGCGTTCGGGCAGAACGGCTCGTTTCTCGCGATCGACGCCGCGAGCGGCGCGCCGCTCGAACCCGCGTTCGGCGGCGCGAGCCTGCGCGATCTGGAAACCGCGTGCGCGCTCGCGGACGATGCGTTCGACGCGTATCGCGAGACCCCGCTCGACGCGCGCGCCGCGTTTCTCGACGCGATCGGCCGCCACATCGGCGCGCTCGGCGACGCGCTGATCGAGCGCTGCGTCGCCGAATCGGGATTGCCGCGCGCGCGCATCGAGGGCGAGCGCGCGCGCACCATCGGCCAGCTCGGGCTGTTCGCCGCGCTCGTGCGCGACGGCGGTTTTCTCGATGCGCGCATCGACCCCGCGCGCCCGGACCGCTTGCCGCTGCCGCGCGTCGACCTGCGGCTGCGCAACGTCGCAATCGGGCCCGTCGCCGTGTTCGGCGCGTCGAACTTTCCGCTCGCGTTCTCGGTCGCGGGCGGCGACACCGCATCCGCGCTCGCGGCCGGGTGCCCGGTGATCGTCAAGGCGCATTCCGCGCATCCGGGCACGTCCGAGCTCGTCGGCCGCGCGATCCAGGCGGCCGCGCGCGAGTGCGCGCTGCCGGCCGGCGTGTTCTCGCTGCTGTTCGACGCGTCGCGCGAGATCGGCCAGGCGCTCGTCGCCGATCCGCGCGTCAAGGCGGTCGGCTTCACCGGCTCGCGGCGCGGCGGCGTCGCGCTGATGCACATCGCGGCCGCGCGGCACGAGCCGATTCCGGTCTACGCGGAGATGAGCTCGATCAATCCGGTGCTGCTGCTGCCCGATGCGCTCGCCGCGCGACACGATGCGATCGCGCGGCAGTTCGTCGCGTCGCTCACGCTCGGCGCGGGGCAGTTCTGCACGAATCCGGGGCTGATCCTCGCGCTCGACGGCCCGGCGCTGCGCGCGTTCGAGGCCGCGGCCGCGGCCGCCGTCGACGCGGCCGCGCCCGCGACGATGCTCACGCCGCACATCCATGCGAGCTATGGCGAAGGCGTCGCGCGGCTCTCGTCGCACGACGCGGTCGAGCGGCTCGGCGAAGGCCCCGCGGGCGATCGCCATCAGGCGCGCGCCGCGCTGTTCGCGACGACGGCGCACGCGTTCATGACGCACGCCGAGCTGCGCGACGAAGTGTTCGGCCCCGCGTCGCTGATCGTGCGTTGCGCGGACGTCGACACGCTGCATCGGGTGCTGAAGTCGCTCGAAGGCCAGTTGACGATCGCCGCGCATCTCGCCGACGGCGACGCGCCGCTGTTCGCGAAGCTGCTGCCGACGCTCGAGCGCCGCGCCGGCCGCATCCTCGTGAACGGCTTCGGCACGGGCGTCGAGGTCGGCCATGCGATGGTGCACGGCGGGCCGTTCCCGGCGACGTCGGACACGCGCACGACGTCGGTCGGCGCGCGCGCGATCGAGCGCTTCCTGCGGCCGGTGTCGTACCAGGACGTGCCCGCCGCGCTGCTGCCCGACGCGCTGCGCGACGACAATCCGCTGCGCATCGCGCGGCGCATCGACGGCGTGATCGCGCAGCGGGAGCCGCGCGATGACTGA